One genomic region from Knoellia sp. p5-6-4 encodes:
- a CDS encoding homoserine O-acetyltransferase, with protein sequence MTTTSSPRLSMGAWREGDPVGDRSFVSVGAVELEAGGWLPEVTVAYETWGTLNESRDNAILVEHALTGDSHVSGRPGPGHATPGWWDGLIGPGCPFDTDTHFIVAANVLGGCQGTTGPSSTAPDGLAWGSRFPFVTIRDQVAVEVRLSDHLGVERWSAVLGGSMGGMRALEWAVTHPDRVATAIVLASTAYATAEQIAWCQPQLLAIRSDPDFHGGDYYEHEKGPDHGLGIARRIAHVTYRSELELHERFGRLPQGGEQPLGGGGRYAVESYLDHHAGKIVGRFDANSYLVLTEAMNSHDVGRDRGGVAAALKRITGRLVVASVDSDRLYPPRLSEELVAAVPDAEHFTIASPHGHDGFLIETEQVGAILRKAVGRPAGTGEIR encoded by the coding sequence ATGACCACGACGTCCAGCCCCCGGCTCTCGATGGGCGCCTGGCGTGAGGGCGACCCGGTGGGGGACCGGTCCTTCGTCTCGGTCGGTGCCGTCGAGCTCGAGGCGGGCGGGTGGCTCCCCGAGGTCACCGTCGCCTACGAGACGTGGGGCACCCTCAACGAGTCCCGCGACAACGCGATCCTCGTCGAGCACGCCCTCACCGGCGACAGCCACGTGTCGGGTCGGCCCGGGCCCGGGCACGCCACGCCCGGCTGGTGGGACGGGCTCATCGGACCGGGGTGCCCGTTCGACACCGACACCCACTTCATCGTCGCCGCCAACGTCCTCGGGGGCTGCCAGGGCACCACCGGCCCCTCGTCGACGGCTCCCGACGGGCTGGCGTGGGGCAGCAGGTTCCCCTTCGTGACGATCCGCGACCAGGTGGCGGTGGAGGTGCGGCTGTCCGACCACCTCGGCGTGGAGCGCTGGAGCGCCGTCCTCGGCGGGTCGATGGGCGGGATGCGGGCCCTGGAGTGGGCGGTCACCCATCCCGACCGGGTCGCCACCGCCATCGTGCTGGCCTCCACGGCCTACGCCACCGCCGAGCAGATCGCCTGGTGCCAGCCGCAGCTGCTCGCCATCCGCAGCGACCCGGACTTCCACGGTGGCGACTACTACGAACACGAGAAGGGTCCCGATCACGGCCTGGGCATCGCGCGCCGGATCGCGCACGTGACCTACCGCAGCGAGCTCGAGCTGCACGAGCGGTTCGGCAGGCTTCCCCAAGGGGGCGAGCAGCCGCTCGGCGGCGGCGGTCGGTATGCCGTGGAGAGCTACCTCGACCACCACGCGGGCAAGATCGTGGGGCGCTTCGACGCCAACTCCTACCTGGTGCTGACCGAGGCGATGAACTCCCACGACGTCGGCCGCGACCGAGGCGGTGTCGCCGCCGCCCTGAAGCGCATCACCGGCCGGCTCGTCGTGGCCAGCGTCGACTCAGACCGGCTCTACCCGCCACGGCTGTCCGAGGAGCTCGTCGCCGCTGTGCCCGACGCGGAGCACTTCACCATCGCCTCCCCCCACGGCCACGACGGCTTCCTCATCGAGACCGAGCAGGTGGGCGCCATCCTGCGCAAGGCCGTCGGGCGACCGGCCGGCACCGGGGAAATCCGGTAG
- a CDS encoding DUF4192 domain-containing protein, with the protein MNPIRLRGPADILAALPFQLGYHPEEAVVVVALTGRAIGLVQRVDLPPEQHVEAAVTSLLTALAREEPDSVLLVGYEPAAGAAMPLLDGLDAACGGLGIAALDRLVVRDGRWFAPDCGTGCCPGEGTPLPAPGEVPAVADFVGLEMAPVRDRAALRSQIAPDPARCAEVAEVLRGMVTAEQAPGRHLRVLGTREEAVRRLRQLSRWAVVCDVSPARPPLEGLAAEEVADCAVALRDLALRDGLIGWLCPGTLPLDALDDDLVDQLRSCLQPPTWAAASPSPEGAVAGRRLQARLVQLCRMLPDEHAAPALTVLANLTWWLGDGALTRVALQRALEVEPGYRLARLLERMVDLAIRPRETA; encoded by the coding sequence ATGAACCCGATCCGGCTCCGCGGCCCCGCCGACATCCTCGCCGCCCTTCCCTTCCAGCTCGGCTACCACCCCGAGGAGGCGGTGGTCGTGGTCGCCCTCACGGGCCGGGCCATCGGACTCGTCCAGCGCGTCGACCTGCCGCCGGAGCAGCACGTCGAGGCCGCCGTCACCTCCCTGCTCACGGCGCTCGCCCGCGAGGAGCCCGACTCGGTGCTGCTCGTGGGCTACGAGCCCGCTGCCGGGGCAGCCATGCCGCTGCTCGACGGACTCGACGCGGCGTGTGGCGGACTCGGCATCGCGGCGCTCGACCGGCTCGTCGTCCGGGACGGCCGGTGGTTCGCGCCGGACTGTGGCACGGGGTGCTGCCCCGGTGAGGGGACGCCCCTGCCCGCGCCGGGTGAGGTTCCTGCCGTCGCCGACTTCGTCGGCCTCGAGATGGCGCCCGTGCGCGACCGCGCAGCGCTGCGCAGCCAGATCGCCCCAGACCCAGCCCGTTGCGCCGAGGTCGCCGAGGTGCTTCGGGGGATGGTCACGGCGGAGCAGGCACCGGGTCGCCACCTGCGGGTGCTGGGGACCCGCGAGGAGGCGGTCCGCCGGCTGCGTCAGCTCTCGCGCTGGGCGGTCGTGTGCGACGTGTCACCGGCCCGACCTCCACTGGAGGGACTCGCCGCCGAGGAGGTGGCCGACTGCGCCGTGGCCCTGCGCGACCTCGCACTGCGCGACGGGCTGATCGGGTGGCTGTGCCCGGGCACCCTGCCCCTCGACGCGCTCGACGACGACCTCGTCGACCAGCTGCGCAGCTGCCTCCAGCCGCCTACGTGGGCAGCTGCGTCGCCCAGCCCCGAGGGCGCAGTCGCGGGCCGGCGCCTGCAGGCACGCCTCGTGCAGCTGTGCCGGATGCTGCCGGACGAGCACGCAGCCCCCGCGCTGACCGTGCTGGCCAACCTCACCTGGTGGCTGGGTGACGGCGCGCTGACCCGCGTGGCTCTCCAGCGGGCCCTGGAGGTCGAGCCCGGCTACCGGCTGGCCCGACTCCTCGAGCGCATGGTGGACCTCGCCATCCGACCGCGCGAGACCGCCTGA
- a CDS encoding YkvA family protein, with translation MSRWGVLRTLATALRSAVRPGGPGLGERLSALPRLLRATLRGEYRGTTTGKLFLVAAAAAYVLSPVDLVPEAFLTLFGLADDAMVATWIAATVVNETDAFLAWERAGATSGDHGPAAGGRPTGAGWSETVPGEVIR, from the coding sequence ATGTCCCGCTGGGGAGTGCTCCGCACCCTCGCCACTGCTCTTCGCTCAGCCGTCCGGCCCGGTGGGCCGGGCCTCGGTGAGCGGCTGTCCGCCCTCCCTCGCCTCCTGCGCGCCACGCTGCGCGGCGAGTACCGGGGGACGACGACCGGCAAGCTGTTCCTCGTCGCCGCCGCCGCTGCCTACGTGCTCTCGCCGGTCGACCTCGTGCCGGAGGCCTTCCTGACCCTGTTCGGGCTCGCCGACGACGCCATGGTGGCCACCTGGATCGCCGCGACCGTGGTCAACGAGACGGACGCGTTCCTCGCGTGGGAGCGCGCAGGCGCGACCAGCGGGGACCACGGCCCGGCTGCCGGGGGCCGTCCCACGGGAGCCGGCTGGTCCGAGACGGTGCCCGGCGAGGTCATCCGCTGA
- a CDS encoding EcsC family protein, translated as MGILGMDKDDTKTADKRPSALEQASAGPEDHGAFGNSVVRLIESVLDTGIDGKGPFHSAQQVADVALSNHPDSEQAIDAIISSHLKLAAAGGFATGLGGFVTLPVALPANVVEFYLVATRMVAAVASARGYDIRQPEIRAAVLLTLVGADSDDLLKKAGVTATGRLSNLAAQRLPGPALMVVNKAVAFRLLSQVGKKALVRMGKALPVVGGAVGAGLDAYLLKRISEQARHEFPRRIRGH; from the coding sequence ATGGGCATTCTGGGCATGGACAAGGACGACACCAAGACCGCCGACAAGCGGCCCTCGGCGCTCGAGCAGGCCAGCGCGGGGCCCGAGGACCACGGCGCGTTCGGCAACAGCGTGGTGCGCCTGATCGAGTCCGTCCTCGACACGGGCATCGACGGCAAGGGCCCGTTCCACTCGGCCCAGCAGGTGGCCGACGTCGCGCTGTCCAACCACCCCGACAGCGAGCAGGCCATCGACGCGATCATCTCCTCGCACCTCAAGCTCGCGGCCGCCGGTGGCTTCGCGACGGGACTCGGCGGGTTCGTCACGCTGCCGGTCGCGCTGCCGGCCAACGTCGTCGAGTTCTACCTCGTCGCCACCCGCATGGTGGCCGCGGTCGCCTCCGCGCGCGGCTACGACATCCGCCAGCCGGAGATCCGCGCCGCGGTGCTGCTCACCCTGGTCGGCGCCGACTCCGACGACCTGCTCAAGAAGGCAGGGGTCACGGCCACGGGCCGGCTGTCCAACCTGGCCGCCCAGCGGTTGCCCGGCCCGGCGCTCATGGTCGTCAACAAGGCGGTCGCCTTCCGCCTGCTCAGCCAGGTGGGCAAGAAGGCGCTCGTGCGGATGGGCAAGGCGCTGCCGGTCGTCGGCGGGGCTGTCGGCGCCGGTCTGGACGCCTACCTGCTCAAGCGGATCTCCGAGCAGGCCCGTCACGAGTTCCCGCGCCGCATCCGTGGCCACTGA
- a CDS encoding sulfurtransferase translates to MADVQTPEPRFAEYAHPERLVSTQWLASRLEAGNPDGVVVLESDEDVLLYDTGHIPGSLKLDWHQDLNDQLTRDYVDGEQFAKVMSARGIGRDTTVVIYGDKNNWWAAYALWVMTLFGHEDVRLLDGGRAKWIAEGRELTKDVPSPAPADYPVVERVDAPIRAFKDDVLAHLGGPLVDVRSPGEYSGELLHMPDYPQEGAMRGGHIPGAKSVPWARAANEDGTFKSRSELEAIYLEEQGLKPEEPTVAYCRIGERSSHTWFVLTHLLGFDNVRNYDGSWTEWGNAVRVPVER, encoded by the coding sequence ATGGCCGACGTGCAGACCCCGGAGCCCCGTTTCGCCGAGTACGCCCACCCCGAGCGCCTCGTCTCGACCCAGTGGCTGGCGAGCCGGCTGGAGGCCGGCAACCCCGACGGCGTCGTCGTGCTGGAGTCCGACGAGGACGTGCTGCTCTACGACACCGGGCACATCCCCGGGTCGCTGAAGCTCGACTGGCACCAGGACCTCAACGACCAGCTCACCCGTGACTACGTCGACGGCGAGCAGTTCGCGAAGGTGATGTCGGCGCGAGGGATCGGCCGCGACACGACCGTCGTCATCTACGGCGACAAGAACAACTGGTGGGCAGCCTACGCCCTGTGGGTCATGACCCTCTTCGGCCACGAGGACGTGCGCCTGCTCGACGGCGGCCGCGCGAAGTGGATCGCCGAGGGTCGCGAGCTGACCAAGGACGTGCCCTCCCCGGCCCCCGCCGACTACCCCGTCGTCGAGCGCGTCGACGCCCCCATCCGCGCCTTCAAGGACGACGTGCTGGCCCACCTCGGCGGGCCCCTGGTCGACGTCCGCTCCCCCGGCGAGTACTCCGGCGAGCTGCTGCACATGCCCGACTACCCGCAGGAGGGCGCCATGCGCGGCGGGCACATCCCCGGCGCGAAGTCGGTGCCGTGGGCGCGTGCCGCCAACGAGGACGGCACCTTCAAGTCGCGTTCCGAGCTCGAGGCGATCTACCTGGAGGAGCAGGGCCTCAAGCCCGAGGAGCCGACCGTCGCCTACTGCCGCATCGGTGAGCGCTCCTCGCACACGTGGTTCGTGCTGACGCACCTGCTCGGGTTCGACAACGTCCGCAACTACGACGGCTCGTGGACCGAGTGGGGCAACGCCGTCCGCGTGCCCGTCGAGAGGTGA
- a CDS encoding SufE family protein → MTAAVDTTGLPAALAEIAEDFADLPVAERLQLLLEFSEELPELPERYAGAPEKMEQVHECQSPLFLTVEVDEESSPEPGKRVVSLFFSAPAEAPTTRGFAGILHQGLDQLTVDEILAVPEDAPYRFSLAEAVSPLRLRGMVGMLSRIKRQLALKSRA, encoded by the coding sequence GTGACCGCCGCTGTCGACACCACCGGCCTCCCGGCCGCCCTCGCGGAGATCGCGGAGGACTTCGCCGATCTGCCTGTGGCAGAACGACTCCAGCTGCTCCTCGAGTTCAGCGAGGAGCTGCCCGAGCTGCCCGAGCGGTATGCCGGTGCGCCCGAGAAGATGGAACAGGTGCACGAGTGCCAGTCGCCGCTGTTCCTGACCGTCGAGGTCGACGAGGAGTCGTCACCCGAGCCCGGCAAGCGGGTCGTCTCGCTGTTCTTCTCGGCACCTGCCGAGGCACCCACCACGCGCGGGTTCGCCGGCATCCTGCACCAGGGCCTCGACCAGCTCACGGTCGACGAGATCCTCGCGGTGCCCGAGGACGCGCCCTACCGCTTCTCGCTGGCCGAGGCCGTCTCGCCACTGCGGCTGCGCGGCATGGTGGGCATGCTGAGCCGCATCAAGCGCCAGCTCGCCCTGAAGTCCCGGGCCTGA
- a CDS encoding IclR family transcriptional regulator: MSAPASQTLDRGLTILRVVADSDEPLSIAEITSAVGLHRSITYRMLRTLEEHGLVARDAENRYRPGVGLAGLARRVAPHLRTAALPHLSSLADASRKTAFLVVPDEGDAVTIAVVEPRFSVLHVTYRPGARHELTRGAPGIAILAGRPGQDSDSARVREARSRGWAWSTSEVIAGFSACAAPVHDSTGECVGALSVVYGGEADLDVLSAQVVSAAKALGADL, from the coding sequence GTGTCGGCGCCGGCCTCACAGACGCTCGACCGCGGCCTGACGATCCTGCGCGTGGTCGCCGACAGCGACGAGCCGCTCTCCATTGCCGAGATCACCTCGGCCGTGGGCCTGCACCGGTCGATCACCTACCGCATGCTGCGCACGCTCGAGGAACACGGGCTGGTGGCCCGCGACGCCGAGAACCGCTACCGGCCGGGCGTCGGGCTGGCGGGCCTCGCCCGTCGGGTGGCGCCCCACCTGCGAACCGCCGCCCTGCCCCACCTCTCGAGCCTGGCCGACGCCAGCCGCAAGACGGCCTTCCTCGTGGTGCCGGACGAGGGTGACGCGGTGACCATCGCCGTCGTGGAGCCCCGGTTCTCCGTGCTCCACGTGACCTATCGGCCGGGTGCGCGCCACGAGCTCACCCGCGGCGCCCCCGGGATCGCCATCCTCGCGGGTCGGCCCGGGCAGGACTCGGACAGCGCGAGGGTCCGCGAGGCGAGGTCCCGTGGCTGGGCGTGGTCGACCAGCGAGGTCATCGCCGGCTTCAGCGCGTGCGCGGCACCGGTCCACGACTCGACCGGCGAGTGCGTGGGCGCCCTCAGCGTGGTGTACGGCGGTGAGGCAGACCTCGACGTGCTGAGCGCGCAGGTCGTCTCGGCGGCCAAGGCCCTCGGCGCCGACCTCTGA
- a CDS encoding ABC transporter substrate-binding protein produces the protein MTRIVRSITSAVAISALALVSTACAESEETGSSGGGTTASGPIKIGAVLDITGAGASLGVPERQTLLMLAEQVNAAGGVNGRKVELLIEDNQSTEDGAAKAASKLLSTEKVDILLGASRTGPSLAMRPLAEQAKKPMISLAANQKIVDGSTWVFKTAQNDRVVLERLVDDMKSQGLKKIAVARDASGFGEGIPEMLAEIGKPAGIEVVAVEKFAPDATDFTAQMVNIRKADPDATLIWGIPPAASLAQVSYERIGPKVPVYQSHGIGNQVFLDTAKGSADGLRAALGRMLVADQLPADDPQKEVVTKFISDYKAKYNQNPSTFAGHAYDGFMIAIESLKKAGTDPNKLRDAIEQTSDWPGISGVFTMTPEDHSGLTKDALMMVTVDTGQWKVIEGS, from the coding sequence ATGACACGCATCGTCCGCTCCATCACCTCCGCCGTGGCGATCAGCGCCCTCGCGCTCGTCTCGACGGCCTGCGCAGAGTCCGAGGAGACCGGCAGCTCGGGAGGGGGGACCACCGCCAGCGGCCCGATCAAGATCGGCGCCGTGCTCGACATCACCGGCGCGGGCGCGAGCCTCGGGGTTCCCGAGCGGCAGACGCTCCTGATGCTGGCCGAGCAGGTCAACGCCGCCGGAGGCGTCAACGGCCGCAAGGTCGAGCTGCTGATCGAGGACAACCAGTCCACCGAGGACGGCGCCGCGAAGGCCGCCAGCAAGCTGCTCAGCACCGAGAAGGTCGACATCCTGCTCGGCGCCTCGCGCACCGGCCCCAGCCTGGCGATGCGCCCCCTCGCGGAGCAGGCCAAGAAGCCGATGATCTCCCTGGCCGCCAACCAGAAGATCGTCGACGGGTCGACCTGGGTGTTCAAGACCGCACAGAACGACCGGGTCGTCCTCGAGCGCCTCGTCGACGACATGAAGAGCCAGGGCCTGAAGAAGATCGCCGTGGCCCGCGACGCGTCCGGCTTCGGCGAGGGCATCCCCGAGATGCTCGCCGAGATCGGCAAGCCGGCCGGCATCGAGGTGGTCGCCGTCGAGAAGTTCGCGCCCGACGCCACGGACTTCACCGCGCAGATGGTGAACATCCGCAAGGCCGACCCCGACGCCACCCTCATCTGGGGCATCCCCCCGGCCGCCTCGCTGGCCCAGGTCTCCTACGAGCGCATCGGCCCGAAGGTGCCGGTCTACCAGTCGCACGGCATCGGCAACCAGGTCTTCCTCGACACCGCCAAGGGCTCGGCCGACGGCCTCCGGGCGGCACTCGGGCGCATGCTCGTCGCCGACCAGCTCCCGGCTGACGACCCGCAGAAGGAGGTCGTCACGAAGTTCATCAGCGACTACAAGGCCAAGTACAACCAGAACCCGTCGACCTTCGCCGGCCACGCCTACGACGGCTTCATGATCGCCATCGAGTCGCTGAAGAAGGCGGGCACCGACCCGAACAAGCTCCGTGACGCGATCGAGCAGACGTCCGACTGGCCGGGCATCAGCGGCGTGTTCACCATGACGCCCGAGGACCACTCCGGTCTCACCAAGGACGCCCTGATGATGGTCACCGTCGACACCGGCCAGTGGAAGGTCATCGAGGGAAGCTGA
- a CDS encoding branched-chain amino acid ABC transporter permease, with protein MSDLFQLVFSGLALGAVYGLIALGFVAIFSVREIVNIAQGEYAALAGLSAISAVTAGVPLLPAVVLVVPLVVLVSVVIERVAIRPVRRMTPLTSIILTLGISTVLKAVMLLVWGPEAHRLPDFPGRDFVVGGVSIRSQEVWILGTAAVVGYAVVWFYEHTTAGKALRACAEQPIAARLVGISPRTATMVAFAIAGLVGAVAGVVSSPIYLSSWNHGLTLGLKGFVAATLGGLVSFRVAMLGGLFLGVLESLVAGYGAAGYRDAVAFIVLLLVLLVRPQGLALKTSGVRV; from the coding sequence ATGAGCGACCTCTTCCAGCTGGTCTTCTCCGGGCTGGCGCTGGGAGCGGTCTACGGGCTGATAGCGCTGGGGTTCGTGGCGATCTTCTCCGTCAGGGAGATCGTCAACATCGCGCAGGGCGAGTACGCCGCCCTCGCCGGCCTGAGCGCCATCAGCGCCGTCACCGCAGGCGTCCCCCTCCTCCCGGCCGTCGTGCTCGTCGTGCCGCTCGTGGTGCTGGTGTCCGTGGTCATCGAACGGGTCGCGATCCGGCCGGTGCGCCGGATGACCCCGCTGACCTCGATCATCCTCACCCTCGGCATCTCGACGGTGCTCAAGGCCGTCATGCTCCTGGTGTGGGGCCCGGAGGCCCACCGCCTTCCCGACTTCCCGGGGCGGGACTTCGTCGTCGGCGGCGTCAGCATCCGCTCCCAGGAGGTGTGGATCCTGGGCACCGCGGCGGTCGTGGGGTATGCCGTGGTGTGGTTCTACGAGCACACCACGGCGGGCAAGGCCCTGCGGGCGTGCGCCGAGCAGCCGATCGCCGCGCGGCTGGTGGGCATCTCCCCCCGGACCGCCACGATGGTCGCCTTCGCCATCGCCGGGCTCGTGGGCGCCGTGGCCGGTGTGGTCAGCAGCCCCATCTACCTCAGCTCCTGGAACCACGGCCTGACCCTGGGCCTGAAGGGCTTCGTCGCCGCCACCCTCGGCGGGCTCGTCTCGTTCCGGGTGGCCATGCTCGGCGGACTCTTCCTCGGGGTGCTCGAGAGCCTGGTGGCCGGCTACGGCGCGGCGGGCTACCGCGACGCGGTCGCCTTCATCGTGCTCCTGCTGGTGCTGCTCGTC